From a single Anaerolineales bacterium genomic region:
- a CDS encoding zf-TFIIB domain-containing protein yields MNCPKCTSELVKKFYKGMIEVDSCPHCRGMWLDFHELDQLEDITFNKDEHKGSLVHFQTRTNHPCPHCGTALDEFQYRLYDLKLDTCAENDHGFWLDAGEDERVMEIMQKRAAQIHRKVNAEAEWKQMLKNMHSFLSPKK; encoded by the coding sequence AAAAATTCTACAAGGGAATGATCGAAGTTGACTCCTGCCCGCACTGCCGCGGTATGTGGCTGGATTTCCACGAGTTGGATCAACTGGAAGATATCACTTTCAACAAGGATGAACACAAAGGCTCGCTTGTTCATTTTCAAACCAGAACCAACCATCCCTGCCCGCATTGCGGAACGGCGCTGGATGAGTTCCAATACCGTCTCTACGACCTGAAACTGGACACCTGCGCCGAGAACGACCACGGCTTCTGGCTGGATGCGGGCGAGGACGAACGCGTCATGGAGATCATGCAAAAACGCGCTGCGCAGATCCATCGCAAGGTCAATGCGGAAGCGGAATGGAAGCAAATGCTCAAAAACATGCATTCATTCCTGTCTCCCAAAAAGTAA
- a CDS encoding MFS transporter, whose protein sequence is MRIRFQLIIFMFLRTILNTAHRMVYPFLPVFARGLGVDISTMSQLMTVRSLIGATSPLFAPISDRLGRKFGMLTGATVFTLGVGLVAIFPSFWTLAIALMLAMVGKYMFDPAMQAYFGDRIPYHQRGTALAVTEVAWSMSFIIGVPVVGFLIDRFGWSAPFPVFTILGLVIVFAVWRVVPREDPHHDSTPNSLDNYRAVLTSIPALAGISIALWASAANELVNVIFGVWLEDSFGLKIIALAGASAVIGISELSGEGLVALTTDRLGKPLALTIGLVCNALAAILLPFIGQTQTGALIGLFLFYITFEYVLVSHIPLMTELVPSARATMLSMNVTGHALGRALGAFLSGIIYQPFGFMFVALTAVLFNVAALLALRRMQKG, encoded by the coding sequence TTGCGGATTCGTTTCCAACTTATCATATTCATGTTCCTGCGCACCATCCTGAATACTGCCCACAGGATGGTGTATCCTTTTTTGCCGGTCTTCGCGCGCGGACTGGGCGTGGATATTTCCACCATGTCCCAATTGATGACCGTCCGTTCGCTGATCGGCGCGACCAGTCCGCTCTTTGCCCCCATCTCCGACCGTCTCGGCAGGAAGTTCGGCATGTTGACCGGCGCCACGGTCTTCACGCTTGGAGTTGGACTCGTCGCTATCTTCCCATCCTTCTGGACGCTTGCCATCGCGCTCATGCTTGCCATGGTCGGCAAATACATGTTCGATCCCGCCATGCAAGCCTATTTCGGTGACCGCATCCCCTATCACCAGCGCGGCACCGCCCTCGCCGTGACCGAAGTGGCATGGTCCATGTCCTTCATCATCGGCGTACCGGTGGTGGGATTCCTGATCGACCGCTTCGGCTGGTCTGCGCCTTTCCCTGTTTTCACTATCTTGGGGCTGGTCATCGTCTTCGCAGTTTGGCGCGTCGTTCCGCGCGAAGATCCGCATCACGATTCCACGCCTAATTCACTCGATAACTACCGCGCTGTCCTGACGTCCATCCCTGCTTTGGCTGGGATTTCCATTGCATTGTGGGCAAGCGCTGCGAACGAACTGGTCAACGTCATTTTCGGTGTCTGGCTGGAAGATTCGTTTGGATTGAAAATTATTGCGCTGGCAGGAGCCTCGGCTGTCATCGGAATCTCGGAATTAAGTGGAGAGGGATTGGTCGCCCTGACAACGGATCGCCTCGGCAAACCGCTCGCGCTGACCATTGGACTGGTCTGCAATGCCCTGGCGGCGATCCTGCTCCCGTTCATCGGTCAAACCCAGACCGGCGCGCTGATCGGTCTCTTTCTCTTTTATATCACCTTTGAGTATGTTCTCGTCAGCCACATCCCGCTGATGACGGAACTTGTCCCTTCGGCGCGGGCGACCATGCTCTCAATGAACGTCACCGGGCATGCGCTCGGGCGCGCACTCGGAGCATTTCTTTCGGGGATCATCTACCAGCCATTCGGCTTTATGTTTGTCGCATTAACCGCCGTGCTTTTTAATGTGGCAGCCTTGCTGGCACTGCGAAGGATGCAAAAGGGATAG
- a CDS encoding Flp family type IVb pilin produces MLFSPKEKGQGLVEYALILVLVAIVVIAALMVLGPIIGNVFSEINSSLSGV; encoded by the coding sequence ATGTTGTTTTCACCCAAAGAAAAAGGCCAGGGTCTTGTTGAATACGCGCTGATTCTTGTTTTGGTTGCCATCGTTGTTATCGCGGCTTTGATGGTTCTTGGCCCGATCATCGGCAACGTTTTCAGCGAGATCAACTCCAGCCTCTCCGGCGTGTAG
- a CDS encoding pilus assembly protein, which produces MLFTPAEKGQGLVEYAFILVLVAIVVLVALLFLGPFLGSVFSEINSSLSSVT; this is translated from the coding sequence ATGTTGTTTACACCTGCGGAAAAGGGGCAGGGTCTGGTTGAATATGCATTTATTCTTGTTTTAGTAGCCATTGTTGTCCTTGTTGCCCTGTTATTCCTTGGACCCTTCCTTGGGAGTGTTTTTAGCGAGATCAACTCCAGTTTATCCAGCGTGACATAA
- a CDS encoding Flp family type IVb pilin → MLFSPKEKGQGLVEYALILVLVAIVVIAALMVLGPIIGNVFSEINSSLSSF, encoded by the coding sequence ATGTTGTTTTCACCCAAAGAAAAAGGCCAGGGTCTCGTCGAGTACGCGCTGATTCTTGTTTTGGTTGCCATCGTTGTTATTGCCGCTTTGATGGTCCTTGGTCCGATCATCGGCAACGTTTTCAGCGAGATCAATTCCAGCCTTTCCAGTTTCTAA
- the hutI gene encoding imidazolonepropionase, with protein MLIHSASQVLTLAGGPQRGNALGTLGIIENGAVVLRDEKIVAVGTTDELKNAYPDEPTLDANRCVLMPGFVDPHTHVIWAGDRADEFEMKMAGTPYLDILAAGGGILSTVRATRTASMETLMAQTRPRLLRMFRNGTTTVEAKTGYGLQASTELRLLKALLALDEESPLDIVFTFLAAHAIPAEYKDNPQAYTDEITNTMLPMLKEWWETHAPRKPLPFVDVFCETKAFTLEQSRQILTRAGSLGFPLKIHADEFDNLGGAALAAELKAASADHLVVTSDADIQALGKSDTVAVALPCTPFGLAESHYTPAKKLLEADAMLAIATDCNPGTSWNESMQFAIALACRYMKLTPAQAIAAATINSAQAIGRADVIGSIEVGKQADMLILSVADYRQVGYRYGTNLVRQIIKGGQVYSVDVGYYRTA; from the coding sequence ATGCTTATACATTCTGCATCCCAGGTACTCACCCTCGCAGGCGGACCGCAGCGGGGAAATGCACTCGGCACGCTGGGTATCATTGAAAATGGGGCTGTCGTTCTCCGAGATGAGAAGATCGTTGCCGTCGGTACGACCGATGAGCTAAAAAACGCCTATCCTGACGAGCCCACTCTGGACGCGAACCGCTGTGTCCTCATGCCAGGCTTTGTGGATCCACACACCCATGTCATCTGGGCGGGTGACCGCGCGGACGAATTCGAAATGAAAATGGCGGGGACGCCCTACCTTGACATTCTCGCAGCGGGCGGCGGCATCCTCTCTACTGTCCGGGCGACGCGCACCGCCAGCATGGAGACGCTCATGGCACAGACCCGTCCACGCCTGCTGCGCATGTTCCGCAACGGCACGACCACAGTGGAGGCAAAAACCGGTTATGGCTTGCAGGCATCTACTGAATTGCGCCTGCTTAAAGCCCTACTTGCGCTGGATGAAGAAAGTCCGCTAGACATTGTTTTCACTTTCCTCGCCGCACACGCCATCCCTGCGGAATATAAGGACAACCCGCAAGCCTACACCGACGAGATCACCAACACCATGCTGCCAATGTTGAAGGAATGGTGGGAGACTCATGCCCCGCGGAAGCCCCTCCCTTTTGTGGATGTTTTCTGTGAGACGAAAGCCTTCACCCTCGAACAATCGCGTCAGATACTGACCCGGGCTGGGTCACTGGGATTCCCGCTCAAGATCCACGCCGACGAGTTCGACAACCTCGGCGGCGCAGCGCTTGCAGCGGAGTTAAAAGCCGCGTCGGCAGACCACCTCGTGGTCACGTCAGATGCGGATATTCAAGCATTGGGAAAATCCGATACGGTTGCAGTCGCTCTGCCGTGCACACCGTTCGGGTTGGCAGAATCCCATTACACGCCCGCAAAGAAATTACTCGAAGCGGACGCCATGCTTGCCATCGCCACGGATTGCAACCCCGGCACATCGTGGAATGAGTCCATGCAATTTGCGATCGCGCTTGCCTGCCGCTACATGAAGTTGACCCCTGCGCAAGCCATTGCTGCTGCCACCATCAATTCAGCGCAAGCCATCGGCAGGGCGGACGTGATCGGCTCCATCGAGGTTGGTAAACAGGCGGATATGCTGATCCTGTCTGTAGCGGATTACCGCCAAGTCGGTTATCGTTATGGAACGAACCTCGTCCGGCAGATCATCAAGGGCGGACAGGTCTATTCTGTGGACGTGGGGTATTATCGCACGGCGTAG
- a CDS encoding GGDEF domain-containing protein: MDLIPIARDTVMEHIPEMVFVLDAHDRLLDANAMAQKWLGKNMDEILGQDPLDVFKPWPQLLNRFFLTERTREEIEIPGNPPHTLEVIVTPIYNRSNELEGRVIVAHDITERKLLENKLRAVNQFLQEKLNENEHLRLQLQDQAIRDPLTGVFNRRFFSEALDKQTARARREGSSFSILILDVDHFKKFNDTYGHKCGDVVLQSLANILVENTRRGDIVCRHGGEEFVILMPDAEADSARERTEFLRKRFEETVLEYGGYRVKCTFSAGIASFPAHADFGETLLNLADRAMYQSKADGRNRVSVYSPENQYQIPLD; the protein is encoded by the coding sequence ATGGATTTAATACCCATTGCGCGTGATACCGTCATGGAGCACATCCCTGAAATGGTGTTCGTTCTGGACGCCCATGATCGCTTGTTGGATGCGAACGCAATGGCGCAAAAATGGCTGGGAAAAAACATGGACGAGATACTGGGGCAGGATCCGCTTGATGTGTTCAAGCCTTGGCCCCAGTTGTTAAATCGTTTCTTTTTGACCGAACGCACGCGCGAGGAGATCGAGATCCCGGGCAATCCGCCGCACACACTTGAAGTGATCGTCACGCCCATTTACAACCGTTCGAATGAACTGGAAGGGCGGGTGATTGTTGCGCACGATATCACGGAGCGGAAACTGTTGGAGAACAAACTGCGGGCGGTCAATCAATTTTTGCAGGAGAAACTGAACGAGAATGAACACCTGCGCCTCCAGCTCCAGGATCAGGCTATCCGCGATCCCTTGACCGGGGTTTTCAACCGTCGCTTTTTCTCGGAAGCGCTGGACAAGCAAACCGCCCGCGCCCGGCGTGAGGGTTCATCTTTCTCCATCCTCATTTTGGATGTGGATCACTTCAAGAAGTTCAACGACACCTATGGGCACAAATGCGGCGATGTTGTACTGCAATCGCTGGCGAATATCCTTGTGGAAAATACACGCCGCGGCGACATCGTCTGTCGGCATGGCGGAGAGGAATTTGTCATCCTCATGCCGGATGCTGAAGCTGATTCTGCGCGGGAACGGACCGAATTCCTGAGAAAACGATTCGAAGAGACGGTCCTGGAGTATGGCGGGTATCGGGTGAAATGCACCTTTTCCGCCGGGATTGCATCCTTCCCCGCCCATGCTGATTTCGGTGAAACCCTGTTGAATCTGGCTGACCGGGCAATGTATCAATCCAAGGCGGATGGACGCAATCGCGTATCCGTTTATTCGCCTGAAAATCAGTATCAAATTCCCCTTGATTGA
- the rocF gene encoding arginase, translating into MQIDIIGVPIDLGADRRGVDMGPSAIRYAHLQQKLEELGYTVRDEGNVEVPIAEMCSITDPKLKYIDCIVPMARRVSGEVSTSIRAGNFPLVIGGDHSLSIGSVRGAARDRKLGVIWLDAHADFNTAETTPSGNIHGMSLAILAGLGEKSLVQLWDEPTPVIDPQNIAVIGARDLDEGEKVNLKDAGAMVMSMEQIDRYGMVNVIEKAIQRISRDVDGIFLSLDLDALDPMHAPGVGTPVPAGLTQREMHLACELIAETGKLIGMDVVEVNPILDVQNQTAALAVDFALSALGRRIWNGHS; encoded by the coding sequence ATGCAAATTGACATCATCGGCGTCCCCATCGACCTCGGCGCAGACCGCCGCGGTGTGGACATGGGACCCAGCGCGATCCGTTACGCGCATCTGCAACAGAAGCTCGAAGAGCTCGGTTATACCGTCCGCGACGAAGGCAATGTGGAAGTGCCCATCGCGGAGATGTGTTCCATCACCGACCCAAAACTGAAGTATATCGACTGCATCGTCCCGATGGCGAGGAGAGTGTCAGGGGAGGTGTCCACTTCGATACGGGCTGGCAACTTCCCCCTTGTGATCGGAGGCGACCACAGCCTGTCCATCGGCTCGGTACGCGGCGCGGCGCGGGATCGTAAACTTGGAGTCATCTGGCTCGACGCGCATGCCGACTTCAACACCGCCGAAACCACGCCGTCCGGCAACATCCACGGCATGTCGCTTGCCATCCTTGCCGGACTTGGAGAAAAAAGCCTTGTGCAATTGTGGGACGAGCCGACGCCGGTCATCGACCCGCAGAACATCGCCGTCATCGGCGCGCGCGACTTGGATGAGGGCGAAAAGGTCAATCTGAAAGATGCCGGCGCGATGGTGATGAGCATGGAACAGATCGACCGTTACGGCATGGTGAACGTGATCGAGAAAGCCATCCAGCGTATCAGCCGCGATGTGGACGGCATCTTCCTCTCGCTTGATCTCGATGCGCTCGACCCAATGCACGCGCCGGGCGTCGGCACACCCGTCCCTGCCGGGCTGACCCAACGGGAAATGCATCTTGCCTGCGAACTCATCGCCGAAACCGGCAAGCTCATCGGCATGGACGTGGTCGAAGTCAACCCCATCCTCGATGTACAAAATCAAACCGCCGCCCTCGCTGTGGATTTCGCCCTCTCCGCGCTCGGACGCCGCATTTGGAATGGACATTCATGA
- a CDS encoding inositol monophosphatase family protein, which produces MKPTLSDLERLAREAGAILRDGYNKDHTVHYKGEIDLVTETDHASEAFLLGEINAHFPEGHILAEESGETAGQNGDTWYIDPLDGTVNYAHHVPIFSVSIAFASQGTLTLAAVYDPMRDEMFTAERGKGAFLNGKPIRATNITELGRSLLVTGFPYDTWNTELDNFKYFERLAKRTQGVRRLGSAALDLCYVAAGRFDGFWEFKLKPWDIAAGGLIAAEAGAKVTAVDGSADYLKPLTIIACAPGIYEQIREQLK; this is translated from the coding sequence ATGAAACCGACCCTTTCTGATCTGGAACGACTCGCCCGCGAAGCGGGAGCCATTCTCCGTGATGGATACAACAAAGACCACACGGTTCATTACAAAGGGGAAATTGATCTTGTTACTGAGACCGATCACGCCTCTGAAGCCTTTCTGCTCGGCGAGATCAACGCACATTTTCCCGAGGGACATATCCTCGCCGAAGAGAGCGGCGAGACAGCGGGACAAAATGGGGATACCTGGTATATCGATCCACTCGACGGCACGGTCAACTACGCGCATCATGTTCCAATTTTCAGCGTTTCGATTGCATTTGCATCCCAAGGGACCTTGACCCTCGCCGCGGTCTATGACCCCATGCGCGATGAGATGTTCACTGCCGAACGCGGAAAAGGCGCATTCCTGAACGGAAAACCAATTCGCGCGACCAACATCACCGAACTTGGTAGAAGCCTGCTCGTAACCGGTTTCCCCTACGATACGTGGAACACCGAACTGGATAATTTCAAATATTTCGAGCGCCTCGCCAAGCGGACGCAGGGCGTGCGCCGCCTCGGCTCCGCAGCGTTGGATCTATGCTACGTTGCCGCCGGTCGCTTTGACGGCTTCTGGGAATTCAAGCTCAAGCCGTGGGATATTGCCGCCGGAGGGCTGATCGCTGCAGAGGCGGGCGCCAAAGTCACGGCTGTGGATGGAAGCGCTGACTACCTCAAACCACTTACCATCATCGCCTGCGCACCGGGGATCTATGAGCAGATCAGAGAGCAGTTGAAGTAG
- a CDS encoding FKBP-type peptidyl-prolyl cis-trans isomerase: MKTQSGLEYIEVEAGSGAQAEAGKTVSVHYTGKFQDGRVFDSSIPRGEPITFQLGRGKVIKGWDEGIALMKVGGKAQLIIPPDLAYGERGAGGVIPPNATLVFDVELVSVS, translated from the coding sequence ATGAAAACCCAAAGCGGACTTGAATATATCGAAGTGGAAGCGGGCAGTGGCGCCCAAGCCGAGGCGGGGAAAACGGTCAGTGTGCATTACACAGGCAAATTTCAGGATGGACGCGTGTTCGATAGTTCCATCCCGCGCGGCGAGCCGATTACTTTCCAGCTTGGTCGCGGCAAAGTCATCAAAGGCTGGGACGAGGGCATCGCTTTGATGAAGGTTGGCGGAAAAGCGCAACTTATCATCCCGCCCGATCTTGCCTACGGAGAACGAGGCGCGGGCGGCGTCATTCCGCCCAATGCTACACTCGTCTTCGATGTGGAGTTGGTTTCCGTTTCTTAA
- a CDS encoding DUF302 domain-containing protein produces the protein MSEIGFETRLKVPWEEARGRIAEALKAEGFGVLTEIDVQNTLKQKIDVDFRRYTILGACNPKLAHRALSSKLDVGLLLPCNVTMYEDGDEVVITAVDPNAMMAIFKDDEELCGVAEEAKGKLKRAIESLK, from the coding sequence ATGTCTGAGATCGGTTTTGAAACTCGCTTGAAGGTTCCATGGGAGGAAGCACGCGGAAGAATCGCAGAAGCGCTCAAAGCGGAGGGCTTTGGCGTGTTGACAGAGATCGACGTACAGAACACATTGAAACAGAAGATCGATGTGGACTTCCGCCGTTACACAATTCTCGGTGCATGTAACCCCAAACTGGCACATCGTGCACTGTCTTCGAAATTGGATGTAGGCTTGCTGCTGCCGTGCAACGTCACCATGTATGAAGACGGCGACGAGGTGGTAATCACTGCGGTGGACCCCAACGCCATGATGGCGATCTTCAAGGATGATGAAGAACTTTGTGGGGTTGCGGAAGAAGCCAAAGGCAAACTCAAACGAGCAATCGAAAGTTTGAAATAG
- the icd gene encoding NADP-dependent isocitrate dehydrogenase produces the protein MAYVSVKVPEGGAKISIKDGKLQVPDNPIIPFVEGDGTGRDIWRASVRVFDAAVEKAYGGTRKIHWMEVYAGEKPFKLWQTWLPDETTEAFKEFLVGIKGPLTTPIGGGIRSLNVALRKLLDLYVCQRPVRWYKGVPSPVRHPEYVDMVIFRENTEDIYTGIEFANGTEENKKFKEVFKEAFPKEYAKMRFPDSAGIGLKPVSEEGTERLVRAAIQWSLDNKRKSVNFVHKGNIMKFTEGAFKDWGYALAKREFRGSIVTERESWILGNKEANPDLSVEDNAKMIDPGFDMMSPAQQNDIKGEVEDALKLWDTHGDGKWKKMLLIKDSIADVSLQFTIIRPRDYDVIATMNLNGDYLSDALAAQVGGIGIAPGANINYETGHAIFEATHGTAPKYADLDKVNPGSVILSGEMMLRYMGWGEAADLIVKGMEGAIAAKTVTYDFARLMDNPTEIKCSEFGDAVIKHMG, from the coding sequence ATGGCATACGTAAGCGTAAAAGTCCCCGAGGGTGGGGCAAAGATCAGCATTAAAGACGGAAAACTGCAGGTTCCCGATAACCCTATCATCCCGTTCGTAGAAGGCGACGGCACGGGGCGCGACATCTGGCGAGCATCCGTCCGCGTGTTCGATGCGGCGGTAGAGAAGGCATACGGCGGGACGCGCAAGATCCACTGGATGGAAGTGTATGCGGGCGAGAAGCCGTTCAAACTGTGGCAGACCTGGCTGCCCGATGAAACCACTGAAGCATTCAAGGAATTTTTGGTCGGAATCAAAGGTCCGTTGACCACGCCCATCGGCGGCGGTATCCGCTCATTGAATGTGGCACTGCGCAAACTGCTCGACCTGTACGTCTGTCAGCGCCCTGTGCGTTGGTACAAAGGTGTGCCTTCGCCGGTGCGTCACCCTGAATATGTGGACATGGTCATCTTCCGCGAGAACACTGAAGATATTTACACCGGCATCGAATTTGCCAACGGAACGGAAGAGAACAAGAAGTTCAAGGAAGTGTTTAAGGAAGCCTTTCCCAAAGAATATGCGAAGATGCGCTTCCCGGACTCCGCCGGGATTGGTCTCAAACCAGTATCAGAAGAAGGCACCGAACGCCTTGTCCGTGCCGCGATCCAGTGGTCGCTGGATAACAAACGCAAGAGCGTGAACTTCGTCCACAAGGGCAACATCATGAAGTTCACCGAAGGCGCCTTCAAGGATTGGGGCTATGCCCTCGCCAAACGCGAATTCCGCGGCAGTATCGTCACCGAGCGCGAGAGTTGGATTCTCGGAAACAAGGAAGCTAACCCGGACTTGAGCGTGGAAGATAATGCCAAGATGATCGACCCCGGCTTCGATATGATGTCTCCCGCCCAGCAGAACGACATCAAGGGCGAAGTGGAAGATGCGCTGAAATTGTGGGACACCCACGGCGACGGCAAATGGAAGAAGATGCTGCTTATCAAAGATTCGATTGCCGATGTTTCCCTGCAGTTCACCATCATCCGTCCGCGTGATTATGACGTCATCGCCACCATGAACCTGAACGGCGATTATCTCTCCGATGCGCTTGCGGCGCAGGTGGGCGGCATTGGCATCGCTCCGGGCGCGAACATCAACTACGAGACCGGTCACGCCATCTTCGAAGCGACTCACGGAACCGCGCCGAAATACGCCGACCTGGACAAGGTCAACCCCGGTTCGGTCATCCTCTCCGGCGAAATGATGCTGCGCTACATGGGCTGGGGCGAAGCGGCAGACCTGATCGTGAAAGGCATGGAAGGCGCGATCGCGGCGAAGACGGTCACTTATGACTTCGCCCGCCTGATGGACAACCCGACTGAGATCAAATGCTCCGAGTTCGGGGATGCGGTCATCAAGCACATGGGATAA
- a CDS encoding amidohydrolase family protein: MLKLPGLIDPHVHVREPGATHKEDWDTATQAALAGGVTTILAMPNTQPPIFDETTFNLALDAAKTKARCDFGQYVGAGPVNADIVASLAPKSAGLKMYLDSTFGELRLDDMTLWMPHFEKFPKSAPMVMHSESRTMAAAILFSALYDHPIHIAHVSLKEEILLIKAAKEKGIKVTCEVCPHHLFLSKDDIPVISRGHPGRGEVRPRLAAKEDVDALWSNLDVIDCFATDHAPHTLEEKDGENPPPGFPGLETLLPLLLTAVSEKRLTIDNIIQKSVVNPSKIFNIPEPSETWVEVDEDAEYEIKAEEQFTRCGWTPFEGWKVNGRVRKVVLRGVTVFDDGKILAPMGFGRNVRET, from the coding sequence ATGCTCAAACTTCCCGGATTGATCGATCCCCACGTCCATGTGCGTGAACCTGGTGCGACTCACAAAGAGGACTGGGACACCGCCACCCAAGCCGCCCTCGCCGGCGGCGTGACCACCATCCTCGCCATGCCGAACACCCAGCCGCCAATTTTCGATGAGACAACATTTAATCTTGCTCTGGATGCCGCCAAAACAAAAGCCCGCTGTGACTTTGGGCAATACGTCGGCGCGGGACCCGTCAATGCAGATATTGTCGCTTCGCTCGCTCCCAAGTCTGCCGGGCTGAAGATGTACCTTGATTCCACCTTTGGCGAACTCCGCCTCGATGACATGACCTTGTGGATGCCTCATTTTGAGAAATTTCCCAAGTCTGCGCCGATGGTGATGCACTCTGAAAGCCGGACCATGGCGGCAGCGATCTTATTCTCTGCACTATATGATCATCCCATTCACATTGCGCATGTTTCATTGAAAGAAGAAATTTTGCTAATCAAAGCCGCCAAAGAAAAAGGCATCAAAGTGACTTGTGAAGTCTGCCCGCATCACCTTTTTCTTTCAAAAGATGATATTCCCGTAATCTCACGCGGACACCCCGGCAGAGGCGAAGTCCGCCCGCGATTGGCAGCCAAAGAAGATGTGGATGCACTTTGGTCGAATCTCGATGTAATCGACTGCTTTGCCACAGATCACGCTCCACACACGCTCGAAGAAAAGGATGGAGAAAACCCGCCGCCTGGATTCCCGGGATTGGAAACATTGCTCCCTTTATTGCTGACCGCTGTCAGCGAAAAACGATTAACGATTGACAATATTATCCAAAAATCTGTTGTCAACCCAAGCAAGATCTTCAACATCCCCGAACCGAGTGAAACCTGGGTGGAAGTGGATGAGGACGCGGAATACGAGATCAAGGCGGAAGAGCAATTTACCCGCTGCGGCTGGACTCCCTTTGAAGGCTGGAAGGTCAATGGCAGGGTTCGCAAAGTCGTCTTGCGAGGAGTGACCGTATTTGACGATGGGAAAATACTTGCGCCGATGGGGTTTGGGCGTAATGTTCGTGAAACTTGA
- a CDS encoding Rrf2 family transcriptional regulator: MKLTARSEYALLALVYLARHESEDYISVESIASAQGIPPKFLEQLMLAMKRAHFLRSAKGQKGGYQFAKRPDQIPLADIIRLFDGALAPTESVSLNFYESTPIEKEKKLVGVFKDIRDYVSNKLETTTIADIL, from the coding sequence ATGAAATTAACCGCACGCAGCGAATACGCCCTCCTTGCCCTTGTTTACCTCGCCCGTCATGAATCCGAAGATTACATTTCGGTCGAGAGCATCGCTTCGGCGCAGGGAATCCCGCCCAAGTTTTTGGAGCAACTCATGCTGGCGATGAAGCGGGCGCATTTCCTCCGCAGCGCCAAGGGGCAAAAAGGAGGGTATCAATTTGCCAAGCGCCCTGACCAGATCCCCCTGGCGGATATCATCCGCCTGTTCGATGGCGCGCTGGCTCCCACCGAGTCGGTCAGCTTGAACTTTTATGAATCCACGCCGATCGAAAAGGAAAAAAAACTGGTAGGGGTCTTCAAGGATATTCGGGATTATGTCTCGAACAAATTGGAGACAACGACTATTGCAGACATTTTGTAG